TGCGTTATCGCCATCGTGAACAAAAAGGGGCTCGGCTTCAACAACGACCTGCCCGCCAAAGCGGGCATCGATTGGAACCAGCTGGCGGCGGACCATCCCTATATGAGCTTCCAGAACGCCCTGGCGCTCGGCAACGATTTCGCCATCCACGAGGTGCGCTTCGCCACAGGGAGCGGGCCGGACGACTGGTGCAACGTCAGCCTGCTCAGCCAGGCGAAACAGGGCAGCAACGCCATTCCCCTGCTGATCCCCGGCACGCTGACGCTGGGCGAAAATCCCGTGTGCTTTTACTGCGGCCAGCGCAGCCACGTGTTCACCGAATGCCCCACCCGCTCGCTTCCCGAACGGGACAAAGACATCTGGCGCCGCGTGGCCGGGTTTGACTTCGCCATGATGAAAGACGGCGTGCGCGCCCTGGATGAGGCCGTCAAAACCGGCGGGCTGGAAGCGCTTCCCGCCGCTCTCGCCCAGGATGACGCGGCGGGCGTCATGGGCAGGGCCATTTTCGACATCAACCATCCGTTCCAGTTGCGGTCCGTCAGCCAGATGTGGCGGGCGAGAGGCAAAACGCCGCCCGTCGCCGCCTCGGACATGCTGGACATGGACAACCACCCCATCTGGGACATCCTCCAGACCTACGCCGCCGCCGAGGACAAGGGAGCCGTGGAACGTTCCCTGCAAGCCCTCTTGAGCCGGTATCCCCGCGATTTCAGGATAAAGTCTCTGCTCGGGTTCATCGCCCTTGAGCGGGGCGACCCGCAAAAAGCGGCAGCGCTCTGGAAAGACGCCGAGGGCATGGCCCCGGCCGGTTTCCCCCAGGCCTGGCACCTTGCCCTGCAAGCGCGGGCCATGGAATGCTGGGGAAAAATCAACCAGGCCCTGCCGCTTTACGACCAGGCCCTGCGCGCCTGCCAGGCCTGGAGTTATCCTGACTACCGGAAAATCGTCTGCCAGGTCAAAACCGGCTTCGCCGACTATGCCCTGAACCAGATGGCCGCCCTCTTGAAGCTGGACGCCAACTATTTCAACATGGCCATCATCGACACCGAGATGGAGCGCGGCCAGATCCAGGTGCTTACCGGTCTCGGCGCAATCTGGGCGACGACGGAAGAACAGATGGCCGACGAATCCTCCATGCTCGACAGACTGGCCAAGGAGCTCACGCTCTGGTTCACGCCCGCGCACCCCTTTGCGGAACAGGCCGGGGAACGCATCCGGAAACTGAAGGAGCTCTCCAAGTACCACAACTACGTGCCGTACATCGCGGCCATCCACGGCAGAGCGGCCATCGAACGCGACATGCAGATCGTCATTTCCAGGGAGAGCCGCGATTTCCGTAACAAATTCAAGGGGTACCTCGACAAGCTCGCCTATATCCAAAAGGAGGCGGCCTGGTTCCCCTTCCCCAAAATCATGGTGGAGTTCAACAAGAACTACAACCAGTGCGCGGCAAGCCTTAACTGGGCCTTGCAGAGCAACCTGCACACCCCGGAAGCCTTCCGCCGCGCCCTCCTCATGGCGACGGACGAAGAGGACCGCATCTCCAGGCTGGAAAAACGTCTTAAATTTTTACGCCTTATCAGAGACGGAACGCTGTTTCTCCTGACGCTGGTCAAAACGTTCTTCTGGATAGAAGTTGTGGGGCTGCTGCTGGTTCTGGTCGTTTTGCCGCTCTTCCTGTACTACGCCCAGAAAAGCGGCATGGCCCTGCCCTTCGGCTCCCTGGCCGGGCAGCAGTGGCAGGTGCAGAAGGGCGCGACCTTCATCATCAGCTTCCTGGCACTCTCCTTTGCCCTGCTCCGGACGGTGTTGCGGTTTGAAAAAATCCGCGACAACCT
The DNA window shown above is from uncultured delta proteobacterium and carries:
- a CDS encoding conserved hypothetical protein (Evidence 4 : Homologs of previously reported genes of unknown function), whose translation is MAQLATLLDQMHPPADERMHADGYALWMAWQGESNPVVFQFMQEYGGLFLETAEDQALLYFFSSNVFLAAARLESWSRFDATALTAVIMPASLTMGDSRSFRLDMAQPLRDQGLFAPDAFSIWIHPDIAAAATSIPGITLAAKTPPSTLAKLEWKQIAVDTRLPYQAAVGWYSILRPLGNPLDKEFQIGWRSLFDELEKILQRNKFRYTVHDFFLMFPLENLRQLQIWIRSFLDIVAELRNENPDAYWPCVIAIVNKKGLGFNNDLPAKAGIDWNQLAADHPYMSFQNALALGNDFAIHEVRFATGSGPDDWCNVSLLSQAKQGSNAIPLLIPGTLTLGENPVCFYCGQRSHVFTECPTRSLPERDKDIWRRVAGFDFAMMKDGVRALDEAVKTGGLEALPAALAQDDAAGVMGRAIFDINHPFQLRSVSQMWRARGKTPPVAASDMLDMDNHPIWDILQTYAAAEDKGAVERSLQALLSRYPRDFRIKSLLGFIALERGDPQKAAALWKDAEGMAPAGFPQAWHLALQARAMECWGKINQALPLYDQALRACQAWSYPDYRKIVCQVKTGFADYALNQMAALLKLDANYFNMAIIDTEMERGQIQVLTGLGAIWATTEEQMADESSMLDRLAKELTLWFTPAHPFAEQAGERIRKLKELSKYHNYVPYIAAIHGRAAIERDMQIVISRESRDFRNKFKGYLDKLAYIQKEAAWFPFPKIMVEFNKNYNQCAASLNWALQSNLHTPEAFRRALLMATDEEDRISRLEKRLKFLRLIRDGTLFLLTLVKTFFWIEVVGLLLVLVVLPLFLYYAQKSGMALPFGSLAGQQWQVQKGATFIISFLALSFALLRTVLRFEKIRDNLLEKARRAERAKQQARKQAMEEQLQKRKKKK